The region AAACGTTTGatcttttggatttttatggctTTATTTTGATGTTTGTTGAGTACCCATTTGGTTAATTTGGATCAATGTTTGATCTTTTGGCTTTTTATGGCTTCATTTTGATGTTTATTGAGCATTTATTCCCTAATTTGGATCATTGCTTCATCATTTGTTTGCTGGCAGCTTTATGTTGACATTTCACGAGTACTTTGTTTTTCTAAGTTGGATAAGAACTTTGATTTGGTTCTTGATAAGCACTCGTATTTCTAATCTCAATCAAAACCTTTATAATTTCTCAATTTGTGGCTTATTATTAGAAAAGTAcctttttgtttataatttggaTGAATATGTGTAGATTAAGATCAGACTCTCGTTGTACCGATGAAAAATCTGGAATTGAATGTAATGCGCACCTATAATGAATTTGTGATTTGGCCAGcaatttttgtaattatgaTAGTTTTCACTTTCTAATCTTTTGTTAACATAGAAGTTAGATAATGTTGAACCTCCATGGCCTCCTTAGAACTTAAGTACATTTTGCTGTTGCATTTATGAAATTTCTTGCTGGATCTACTTATGCAGGCCGGTAAAACATTAAGTGCAAGGAAATGGCAGAGTGCATTTTCTCCTGAAGGGCATCTAGATATAGGCAAAACTCTAGGTCGAATTCAGCGCGGTGTAAGTGCATCTCTGTAATTGGATCTTTTGGTCGTTCTGTGTGACTACATGTTCAAAATTTTGCATCTCTAATTCTCCTTGTCTTCTGTATTTAGGGAGTCCATCCATCTATTAGAGGGGAAGTTTGGGAATTTCTACTTGGTTGTTATGATCCTAAAAGTACATTCGATGAAAGAGAACAAATACGACAGGATAGAAGGTAGTCCTTTTTTACTGATTTATATAAGTCATCCACAGTGGAATCTTATTGGGAAAGGATGAGAGAATATTAATCTGGGATtcactttcaattattttatttattacctttTTGTGTGATGGAATTGTGTATTATAATACTTCAACGGCAGCAAGAAAATGCCAATTGATACAAGGTTTCCATGGTTACTATTCGACACTAGGTGAacataaatatctaattttgatttttgtctTTAGAGGTATCATCTCCAAGATTATGATGGTTTTTTTTctaatatgaaaaatttaatatgGTAGCATTTTGTAATTGTACACAGTATCCTAATTCCAAATTGAATTCTATGATCACCCTTGTTTCTTTATTCAAGACTGCAATGTTTTCCATGTCTTTGCCATCATCCGAGGAGATGTTTAAGACGTAAAAGTTAATTATATGTTACATCTTCAGGATGCAATATGCTCGCTGGAAAGAAGATTGCCGTGACATTTTTCCTGTTGTTGCAAGTGGACGGTTTATTACAGCACCTGTAATCACTGAGGACGGTCAGCCCATTCAGGATCCATTAGTAGTATGGGAGACGAGTCAAGACAAGTCCTTAAGTTCTACTTCATCAGATGTTAATGCTATTGCTTGTACTTCAGAAATGGTTAAAGAGCTTACCAGTCATGGTCCTTTAGACAAGAAAGTAATTCAGTGGTTGCTTACCTTACACCAAATAGGTTGGTGAAGCACTGCTCTTTGATTGCACATTTCCATTttcttttcacatttttcgtTCTTATGTTTCCTTGAATGCTTTGTCactattgaaaataaaatgaaaaatagactTGCTTTATCTTTATTTAACTATTAATGATTAAGTTACATTGATGTTTCTGCTTCATCACAAATGTGCATTCAGCTTTCCGAAAACCATTGCACTGCATCAATTATTTTTCCGtcaatttgtcaaattttataCAATCTCATTCTCTCTCTTAGAGATTATGTTTCCACGCACTCTAGTTTTTCTTCATGTTGGATGCATGAAGCATTGTTCTTGTTCATGGATCATGGTTATATCATGTCATTGCACTATGTTAAACATGCATCTGCATGTTTTCTCTCCATCCGacttttatttgaattttgttttactTATATTAATTATGAACATATTATAACTTTCGTGCTATAGTTGTGACTCTTTCTGCTTGGTCACTGATTGCATTAGGTCTAGATGTGGTTCGGACGGACAGGACTTTGGTTTTCTATGAGAAGCAAGATAACTTGTCAAAACTTTGGGATATCCTTGCTATTTATTCCTGGATTGATACAGATGTTGGCTATTGTCAAGGTAAGCGATTACGTGAATTTCCTTTTCTGTTCCTTACAATGGCCCAAATGATGAGATGGATTGACATGTTAAGAGTTTGTTCGATTTAGTTAAGTCAATTTATGTAGTTTTTCTACCTCTGACTTTGCCGTTCCTCTTTCAATGTGATCGATTTGGCACTGTGACATGGAGCATGTGTTGGGTTAGCCAGATTTAAATGATAAGCTGAAAAGGAAATTTATGGCCCTGTGACATGGAGTATGTTTTGGATTGACCAGATATACATGATCAGTTGAACaaataaaatcagaaaataCATGGCCGTTGTAGactatttttaattcttaattaggCACCTCTGAATCTTAGATTTTTCTGCTGTAGGCATTAATCTAAATTTTACCAAAACATGGTTTTTGTTTGTCATGCATTTGTGATCTATTCTTCCTTGTTCTTAACTtcttattattaaaatgaagAACTGAAAATATAGCTTAGGCTGTTACATAATATAAGGTTCACTTTTAATTTTCAAGATTAATCCGATGGTAGGAAAGAAGATTCTGGTCTTGGGTTCACTTGACTTAGTTATTCAGCaagaaaatttatattgtttCTTGAAAGTTGTTACATTTACTTCCCCTACTCTTCAccatttaatatatttagtttCCTGTGTCTTTTCCATTCCCGAATCTTCCTTTCTGTATTTTGACATCTTCTTGCcttattcaaaaattaaatatctgTTTTCATCTCATTCTATTATGGATAGTCATGATATCGTTGTTCCCCCTCTAAGTAAAGTCTGTTTAAAAGACTGGCATTTTTCACTTAAATAATCAACATGTTTAAAAACTGAAGTCTCTTGTTTCGTTTATAGATTCCAGTTCATAGACTAGTGATAATATAAAATGGCATATGCATGTGTATGTTAAAATCTCAACTTTGCAGCATGGGATTAGAAGCATCTCGAAACGTAACTGGATTCTAAGCTCAATTTGATAGGAATTATACTGTTCTATTAATTGTTGAACATCTTTATATGCTTTGCCTCTTCTTAGTTGCTAAAGATAATAATAGTTATCTAATCTGGCTTTATTAGAGTAATGGTGTTATAATTTCTGAAATGTGTACTCCATGCCATTCAGGGATGAGTGATCTTTGTTCCCCGATGATAATGCTTCTTGAAGATGAAGCTGATGCATTTTGGTGCTTTGAACGTTTGATGCGTAGATTGGTACTTCTCTGACATATTTTTACTATTTCcaatttgttatttaaagaATTATTTTTGGTGTCTCGCAGTCTTGACATGTAATATGCATGCTTTGATTCAAACTCCTACTTCAACAAAGTTAAAGATATTAAAATTCCCGTTGCCCATAAGTACCACTGTTGGagggattttgtttttttgttttcttgtgAGTGAAAATTTGGATAAACATTTGCTTGTACCTGGTGTGTATGCTCTTATGTGCCTCCCATAACATTCCTCACTTCTATCTCTTTTACTGGCTACGAGTAAAGCTCAACATATTTCTGCAATTTCTGATATAATCAACTTTTCACATCCTATTGAAATTCCATGAATTTATTATATTTGGCATGTCTTAATAGGTTTTAATGTCTCTCACTGtctgtttttcattttttaatttctatagCCCATTCTTTACTTTACATATTTAGTGTTCACTAGAGATAGCTTTGCTGGTTTTTTTCTGTCATCCCGTTTCACCAATAAATAGATTGGTTCTACTGCAGCTTCCATAGCTGTAGCTCCATCAGCtttgtttattgttttctttcagtttcttatcattttttcttatttaaaatttaaagcgAGGAAATTTCAGATGCACCGAGAGCTCAGTTGGTGTGGAGACGCAGCTAAATAATTTAGCCTCAATTACTCAAGTTATTGATCCAAAACTACATCAGCATTTAGGTATTGTTATACAACCTTTTCAATCTCTTTTACTTAGTTCATTGTATATGTAGTGTTGTTATAAATTTACTGGTTGGTTTGTAGCTGTGATATTTTTGCTTGTTATGTAAAAACGGTACAGGTTATCCAATAGAGAAAGGAAGAgaggagagaaaaaaaagattcAACACTCACCTTAAATTTTTCATCCTGTAATCAATAAGAAAATGCGTGATTATCATGGGATGTTATGTGAAGACATAGAATTTAGAACAACAAAAAATTCTTAGTTCTTAGCAGCAGAGTGTGTCCTCTGCTCCTCTGAGGACGGGATCAAAGGTCGCTTATTGGTGTTATTAGTTTCCGCCCAAGCgtttatttcaaaaacaaagTTTCCGCCCAAGCTTAAAAGTTCTATAAGTTAAAGAAAGATGggagaaattatattttaagggTGCTGAAGGTCTCACAATATGGATCTCCTGAATGTGTTACCATACCCCAGTCTTGCAAATAAGAACGGATAAAAGTCGGTGCATATGCTTcctatttattttagtttttttaagaaTCGTTGGGAAAGTAGGATCAACAACTTTAGATAAAGACAGCTCATAATTAGATATTAATCCGAATATGTTATTCTTTTCTTGTTGCATTGTAGTTCCAACTATGATGTGCAATGACCAATAACTTTGTGGCTTGTCCAGTTAGACAGAAGTTTCTCAACTGCTATTTATTATCTTTGGCCATTAATTTCAGTCTCGTGTGATTTCGTTTTTGGCATTactcgttttgttttgttctcaACAAAAAGAAATGACAATATAATCTATCTTCTGATCTTGGACCGCAGATGCACTTGGCGGAGGTGATTACTTGTTTGCTTTTAGGATGCTCATGGTTTTATTTCGCCGAGAATTCTCATTTTGTGATTCACTCTACCTCTGGGAggtattttcaatttttattaaaaactttaTGCTGTAATTTGTGGAGTCTTCACATgtatgataatttaattttggttcTAACTAATATTATAGTGTGCTTCTCATGATTAATTATGATTCTGTTTCTTAACATCCAACAGATGATGTGGGCCCTCGAATATGACCCTGACATGTTCTCTATATATGAAGAGCCTGAATCTAGTGATAAAGCTGAAGGATCTAAAGGAAAAGCTAAGTCTATACGCCAATATGGGAAATTTGAAAGggaaaatatgaaaaacggGGCAGGGAATTCAGAAGCTCCCCTCCCCATCTCTGTTTTCCTTGTTGCCAGTGTGCTGAAAGATAAGAGCTCAAAGTTGTTGCAAGAGGCTCGGGGCCTGGATGATGTTGTTAAGGTGAACTTCTTGagtctatttatttatttcgttacgATATAGATGCTTTCAGATTGCAGAATGGAATTGTTTAGGATGATGACATACCATTTGCAGAGAGCAGAAAtggaaaaagttaaagaaaaactGAAATTTAGCGGGAGAATATTGCTGACACCCCTTGTTTTCGTTGGTTAGGAATTGGGGGGGTTGTCATCTAGTCGCACTATCTTGTACTTTCTCATTAATGATTGTATTTCAGTTTTCAAGTCCCTAAGCTGTTAATAAGAGTAACTAAATTCAAAAGTTCGGATCTAATATCCTGGATGTCCATGTGGGTTAGGATAATAAAACTCACACGGTCATACGCTCACACAAACATGAAGTTGCTTGTGTCGCAAGTTTCTAACAAGAGTCGGTaacaaacaacataaaaaaattcaaatagtaTGGCAAATTAAGTTAGTTTTGAGAAGGCAGTTCATGCATTTTCCTAGTGCTTTTCAGATTTTTCCTTGTCTAACTTTGGAATGTTCATTTATGATGTTACTTCATTATGCTTTGCAGATACTGAATGACATGACTGGAAATCTAGATGCTAAAAAAGCCTGCACTGGTGCTATGAAACTTCACAAGAAGTACTTAAAGAAGGTTATTTTCTTACCTCATAGTAGTTTACTGCAATGCTGCATTTAAGATCTGCAATGAACTTCAAGAAAGCAGAAGTTTAAAACATAATGTGATAATGCTTTGACATATCACATAATCACTAGTACCTAAACCTTtagcattttttttcttatttggagACGCACATAAAGTTTAAGCAGCTACCAATTCATCTATCTTTGAGGGTTGACACTTGACAGTACCGATAATAGGCGTCCCCCGCCCTTGTCCTTTATATGACATAGCCGGCAGAGTTTTTGAGTTATTTAGCCCTATTATTACTATGACCATTTTGCTAGGAAACATGATTCAAGAACTGTCATATTCTTGCTTATAGTTCTGTGTGTGAATATGCTTTAATGTTCCATCAATCTTTTTTCGACTCTTTGTGAGGCTTAATGGGTATGGAGTTTGAGACTTGTAGTTCTCGAATGACTGATCATGtgaaatatataaacatttccGTCTTAATGCTCCTATTTAAGAATGCTGCTACGCCAAACTAGTTGATGAAATAGTTTATCTAGATTCAGTTGGTCAATTACTGAGCTtggaaaacaattttttttttccgggcTGTTTGCGTCAATATTGATAGTCATTCTTCTTCTACAGGCCAAGAAGACGTAGCATTTGGTTTGACGACAGACCAGATATACACATTTTTTTACGCCATCAAAAAAATATCACGATGCAGCTGTGAGCTGTTGTGTGTTTTGGTGTGGCAAATGATAATAGCTGTTCTTCCACACAAATCATGGCTTGGAGATTACAGAATTGTACAATAGCTCCAACCTGGTAAATTCTCATATACAATGGAATCGTGTAGTGAAAGACTCCTTATTTTCGTCTTCCTCATCAATTGtgtatcaaaaaaattcatttagatGTAAACTACACAATCCATGTTTGTAATACATATCATAATCTTTTTACACTCATTGAAATAGAAAGAACTCTAAATGAGTCTAGTACTCAATTTCTGGGCATGTAAAGAAGTATTTTACCAGTTTAATTTCATAATTACTAagtaatataaaatgaaaagtgAAAACAATCATAAACTTATTATTTTGAGGTCTAATTCAAGAATTGTGCACATCATAGTGCTATCAGATTCAAGCTCTGCAaacaaaaattgataaaaatctATTTAAGAACAAAATCCATAATAGTTTTGCTATGTTCTATATGGTTTACAAAATGTATGTCCGTTCAAATAGTAAAAAAAGGTTTGATTTCTCTTAATTAAGTTTCTGAGAATGAGTCTtctgaatgaaaaaaaaagaaaaaaaacacgccgaaaaaatcaacattttttaatttaaaatttttatacttgttagcgcagcagaaaataaataagagaagataaAAGAATCACACAAAATTTTTACGTGGTTCGATCTATGCGATCTACTCCACGGGCAGagagaatttattctatatgtttgttgtgagtttacaatagggtcatcacctctatttatagtgaaccattaaaacacaatttaagtcttaatccaataaggaactagactataaatcctaaaaggaaaacaatactaaacaaaggattaagtatcctaatctaaataggaacaatatatcctaatccaaataggaacaatatgagCCATAACTCAACAATACTCAACGGATACCGTACTTTAATTAACTTTGAAACTTGCCATAGTTTATGTATGTTATATATAATAAGGgtaattgtaaataaattttaaattttatcatttttttgtgattttaacataaattttcaattcCAGCAATTTAAAACATGAACTACCTATTTTTACAATTCGGAACACcaataagttttttaatttaaatatacataGGTAGCACGAATACGTCACTCAATTAACAGTTCCCGTTTATAAAATGTGTCGAAAACTTGACGTTTTGGACACGAATCTTTatctttaaaattgaaaattttaaaatgacacTGTTTCGCTGTCCGTGTCCAAATGTCACATTTCTCCGCGTCCACGCTACCTAGGAAATACTGACGTGGACATCAtggtaatatatattttaacgtCCACAAACGATTTTTTATAAAACGTTATTTCGTGCTCTGAATTGCAAAAAGAATATAGTCCGACTCCTTTAAATTGCCAATGAAGACAGAAAAGAATACTGGCAAAAAGTTGTATATAAGATGCATTTGATGCAAAAAGAACCAAATcaattcttttataatttttgaaagtaAACTGAACCAATATCATatgaatttaaaacattaaattgaaaggttttttttttttttgattagaTATGCATACTAAAACATATACACATTACTTTCAATAATGAAATCAAGAATTTAAATATATCACCAAATAAGCTAATTCCCTAAACAACATAACCAAAGTTCACTTCTGCAGAAATATTACTCTTTACAAGAAATTAAGTCATAAGCACCGAAGATATAATTGTGAATAACAACACTATGAACAAGTTAACAGCAACAGATTTGCTTCCTCCGCTCTTGATCGGAATCCGCGTAGGCAATGCACATTCTTCTCCATTGAACAACACCCTCTTGGGGAACCCGTCTCCGCGGGGTATGTTGATCCCCGGAGTTTGCTTCTTGGTGAATGAGATCACAGATTGTTGTTTTCCAGGCACTCTCGGACTTCCTTTAGTACTTCCATTTGTTTCTCCCATCAAGAAATTCAAACCTGGTAAACCTTCAATGAAAATGGTGTTGTTCAGCTTGTCAAGCTTAGTTCCTTTGAAAGAGTAAATGTTTTCATAGCCAGCATACGCTTTGTCCATTTGGATTGCAGCGAACCAGTCTTCGAAATTCGTATTATCCCAGTTGAAAAGGGTGATCCTCGCAGTCCATCCGGTTTTGTAATCTGTGTTGACATGCCAGTTTATACTTACTGGACAATTATCAGGACAAGGCTTTGGATTTGGAACTTTAAGGTGCTTCAGTTTAGCCCATGCCACTGCCTTATTTGTCCGATTGTCGAAAGGCACAAGAAGCGCCTCTGGCGGTAGAAGCATTGCGCTTGCAGTGTCACTACATCGCGTATCGTCGCCACATCCACAAGCACAAGTATTGCAAGGAACGACGGATTCATTGTAGAAAGCAGAGAACGATACACAGCATCTCGATTGCCTTTCTTTCGGACGGGTGATATTGCATACGACTTGCCAACTAGCTACAGCAGTAGACGTAGCTGGAAGCCCGAAAGGATCAGGAAAGTCTGAAGGATCTACCCTGACAGGATTTCCACATTTGTATTGAGGATTAAGAATACCCTCAATCTTCCATTTTCGCGGCGGAACAAGAGCCGTTCTGTTCATGTTAGGAGGCATCTTATAGACTTGCATTTGGAAAATACTTCTCGCTTTGCTTTCATCCATCAAAGCAGGCAAAAGGCTACCATTTCTACAACAATAAGGCAACTTTCCGAGCTTTGTATCATTCGCCTTTTCTCGAGGAAGATCAGAGATAATCGGACTTTTGTCACACGTGACAACTTGAGAGAAGTCAAGATCTGCATAATATTTTCCGGCAGGGCCGTAAACGCATTGAGAGGAGTCTCGTAAGCGAGCATAGGCTCCTCTAATAGTGGAAATAAACTCATCATTCTGCCATTCCCAAGTTAAGTTCCAGTGATCAAGACGGCCTAACGGATGATTATTGTCAATAGTAACTTGAGCAAGATAGTTGTTTCCGTAGGCTTGGAGAACATCATATGTGAGGGAGAGATCACCATATTGAAGTGGCAAGAATTTTACTTTCTTCATTGGTTTTGCCTTCAGTTTTGGATCCCTCTTGCAACATACATACATGTTGCTTTTCCCTACACaaaaaattgtaatatataATAGTATACTATGTTGAAATCACACAAATTCAAATAGAAaactacatttttttaaaacaattccttataaatacaaaattttcGAAAACGTTTCTAGTGACGAAATGtagaatttaataatttttcatacaACACAAAACATGATGAGATATAAAACTGCAAAACCTTTTTTATTAGATTATAAATACAGGCTATGTTTGTTCGTGAATTATGAATacgtataaaatattataactcTATGAAATTACTACTatttatttaaaacttaaaCCAAAGCAAGGAATAATTATTCCATGTAGAATAGCCTCTATTCCTTATCAATTCTATGAATCAAATTAATATGACTATAAAGTTCTGGAAAACATTTGACAAACTAAAACATGTCGAAATGTAACaatccaaatttcaaaattgtaGCATTCATATAAATCTTTTACCTTGCTTAGAGGCTTTGGGGCATTTATAACCATCATTAACAAGCTTGATATCCTTCGGCATTGGTATACCGGGAGGTTTCACACCAAACTGAGTACCAATAATATCAATCTCCACAGCAATCTGCGTATAATCCGCCGCAGTTTCGATCGACGTTTTCAAATTCGGCTGCGAATTACCAGCAAAAGTTGTTCCATTACTAGCATCAACAGGAAAATCCGAAGCATCCACAATTTGTGCACCACTAGCCGAAACCAAAATCTCCTGATGCTGAAACCCTACGTGCATTTCCCATTTTTCTACTTCAAATTTCCCCGTGTTAACAATGGTTGCTGTGGACTTAAACGCCCATGCCTGAGCCGTTGCGTTCTTCACATGCGGATAAGCTTTTTCACGAGAAGTGAACACGTACGAAAGGAAAACCCCGTCGCACGCTTCCATAGCGGGAGGTGGTGCAGCCGGAGTTGCATTGTAGTCATCGGTTGTTTGCGCATTGGTTATGTTAAATAAGAATATTagagataaaaatatatttagtagCATGAAATGCTGGGAAATCTTCATTTCTAGGGGCGGCGGGGGGCGGCAGGGGGCCGCGTTCGGATAGGAACGCGGCTGGAGGTGGAGGAATGGGGAGGAGGGAAACCCATGTTAGAGTGAGATGGTGAGGTTATAAATTGAAGAGATGATAAGACTGAGTCAAGCTGAATTCTTTTCCTCTAGTTTTTGCAAGTTTTTTGGAGGGGAAAGAGAAGTGTGTTTGTTTGGTAGAGACAAAAATAGATACTTGTAACTTCTAACACATTAATATCATAGTTTGTTATTTTCATTGCATTATGTTCAGTTTGTTACATTTCTTTAAATGTAATATATTAGTGGTATTAAATTCCTTTGAATCTGTTAGTttagtttgtaattttttgtttaatatttcaatttctAGAAAATGTATGATATGagcatttttaataattattttatcataaaaatactaACTAAATCAATTAGCCAATTTacgttatatatgtatatgcatGCAACTGTTTTATTATATGCACgtgaaattattttaatttcaatttgaaaattttgaattataatgtTACTTTAAATATGTCcttgaattctatttttatatGATAGTTTAAAAGCAATTTAAATTATGTCGTTGATATGGTATATAATTTATGAATATAAAGTATTGTataatgaatttaaattaaatgaacGCAGaagataatataaatttagagagaaaagagaTACTAAATATAGTAGAAATGTAGATGATAATGTTGATTACATTATATGAAGAAAAAGTGcagttatattattttcatgCGGTGTAATTAAGTATTTTGATATTCCCATCCTTCAAGATTTacaatttcatctttttagagactGTTAAAATAGCATAGTTAGGGTGAGAAAAATACCGACCGACTGAATTAACTGGCCGGATTGATGATTTTCGGTCGGTTTTATTCAGTTATAAGTTTGTGTTcagtttttgatatttttttggttttcggTTTAAGATTCAGTTTGAGATTTAAATTATCTAAGTTAACCACaaatgtaaatttatttatttttgt is a window of Mercurialis annua linkage group LG2, ddMerAnnu1.2, whole genome shotgun sequence DNA encoding:
- the LOC126669889 gene encoding rab GTPase-activating protein 22-like gives rise to the protein MWSYAEPADSYYEVRPECTDVPKTRFKIKAGKTLSARKWQSAFSPEGHLDIGKTLGRIQRGGVHPSIRGEVWEFLLGCYDPKSTFDEREQIRQDRRMQYARWKEDCRDIFPVVASGRFITAPVITEDGQPIQDPLVVWETSQDKSLSSTSSDVNAIACTSEMVKELTSHGPLDKKVIQWLLTLHQIGLDVVRTDRTLVFYEKQDNLSKLWDILAIYSWIDTDVGYCQGMSDLCSPMIMLLEDEADAFWCFERLMRRLRGNFRCTESSVGVETQLNNLASITQVIDPKLHQHLDALGGGDYLFAFRMLMVLFRREFSFCDSLYLWEMMWALEYDPDMFSIYEEPESSDKAEGSKGKAKSIRQYGKFERENMKNGAGNSEAPLPISVFLVASVLKDKSSKLLQEARGLDDVVKILNDMTGNLDAKKACTGAMKLHKKYLKKAKKT
- the LOC126666693 gene encoding COBRA-like protein 10, whose protein sequence is MKISQHFMLLNIFLSLIFLFNITNAQTTDDYNATPAAPPPAMEACDGVFLSYVFTSREKAYPHVKNATAQAWAFKSTATIVNTGKFEVEKWEMHVGFQHQEILVSASGAQIVDASDFPVDASNGTTFAGNSQPNLKTSIETAADYTQIAVEIDIIGTQFGVKPPGIPMPKDIKLVNDGYKCPKASKQGKSNMYVCCKRDPKLKAKPMKKVKFLPLQYGDLSLTYDVLQAYGNNYLAQVTIDNNHPLGRLDHWNLTWEWQNDEFISTIRGAYARLRDSSQCVYGPAGKYYADLDFSQVVTCDKSPIISDLPREKANDTKLGKLPYCCRNGSLLPALMDESKARSIFQMQVYKMPPNMNRTALVPPRKWKIEGILNPQYKCGNPVRVDPSDFPDPFGLPATSTAVASWQVVCNITRPKERQSRCCVSFSAFYNESVVPCNTCACGCGDDTRCSDTASAMLLPPEALLVPFDNRTNKAVAWAKLKHLKVPNPKPCPDNCPVSINWHVNTDYKTGWTARITLFNWDNTNFEDWFAAIQMDKAYAGYENIYSFKGTKLDKLNNTIFIEGLPGLNFLMGETNGSTKGSPRVPGKQQSVISFTKKQTPGINIPRGDGFPKRVLFNGEECALPTRIPIKSGGSKSVAVNLFIVLLFTIISSVLMT